A stretch of DNA from Nitratireductor thuwali:
GTCGTGATCCGCCAGGATCTGGATGACGCGGCATTCGCATACTTGGCCATGACCGCATCCCTCCACCATCCGCTGCAACTCGCCCCTGAGCGCCGTCAGGCGTTCGATGCGCTGTTCGATCTCGCGCAGGTGACGCACGGCGATACTGTCGGCGTGATGACACGAGCTCTGCGGCTCCTCCGTCATCGCCAGAAGCTCGCGAATATCGGCCATGTCGAACCCCAGCTCCCGCGCATGGCGTATGAACTTCAGCCGGTTCAGGTCGTTGTCGTCGAACTGGCGCCGATTGCCCTCGCTGCGCGCCGGCGCGGGCAGCAGGCCGATGCGCTCGTAAAAGCGGATCGTCGGCACCTTCACGCCACTCCTGCGCGAAGCCTCGCCGATCGTGATCTCGTATGCGGGCATTTTTTCCTTGCTCCTATAGCCGCTATAGGAATTAGGCGTCTCTTCGGGCGATATCAAGGAACGAAGAATGACGGCAGAACCCACGACCGAACGACGCTACCGGGTAGAAGGCATGGATTGTGCTGGTTGCGCCCGCAAGATCGACACGGCCGTCCGCCGCGTCAAAGGCGTCGACGAGGTCAACGTTTCCGTTGCCGCCGGGAGCATGACCGTGCGGCACAACGGCGATCCGGCGGCGGATGATGCGATAGCCAAGCAGGTCCGAAAGCTCGGCTACAGGCTGTCGCCAGTCGCCGGCGGCACGCGCGAGGCCGCGACGCCAGACACCTGCTGCGCGGGGCGCACCGGCGCCGGAGACAATGACGACGCAAAGCGAGGCGGCCAGGTGCAGCCAACCGGCCTGGCTCCTGTCGTCGCGGGAGATGCGTGGTGGAAGCAGCCGCAAGCCCGGTTGGCCATCTTCTGCGGCCTTGCCCTCGGCGCCGCCTTCGGGCTCGCGCGGTTCTTCCCTGGCCTCGACGTCTATCTCTTCGGCGGGGCCATGCTCATCGGGCTCATGCCCGTCGCGCGCCGCGCCTTCGCCGCCGCCACGACCGGCACCCCATTCTCCATCGAAATGCTCATGACCATCGCCGCCGTGGGCGCCGTGATCATCGGGGCGACGGAGGAGGCGGCCGTGGTCGTCTTCCTGTTCCTGGTGGGCGAGTTGCTTGAAGGCGTGGCCGCCGGCCGCGCCCGCGCCAGCATCCGCGGTCTGAGCGACCTCGTGCCAAAGACGGCGCGGCGCGAGACGCCCGCAGGAGCGGTCGAAGAGGTCGACGGCTCGCTTCTTCAGGTAGGCGACGTCATCGTGGTCCGCCCGGGCGACCGGATCGCCGCCGACGGCGAGGTCCTGACGGGCTCGAGCGCCGTCAATGAGGCGCCTGTGACCGGCGAGAGCACGCCCGCGAGCAAGGACCCCGGAGACGCGGTCTTTGCCGGCACCGTCAATGGCGATGCGGTTTTGCGCGTCAAGGTGACCGCAGCCGCCGAAAACAATACGATCGCCCGGGTCATCAGGCTGGTCGAGGAAGCGCAGGAAAAGCGCGCGCCGACGGAACGGTTCATCGACCGCTTTTCCACCTACTACACGCCGCTGGTCGTTGTGCTGGCCGCGCTGGTGGCCACCATGCCGCCGCTGCTTGGCGGCGAACCGTGGAGCGAATGGATATATAAGGGCCTCGCCATCCTGCTTATCGGCTGCCCCTGCGCGCTCGTCATCTCCACGCCGGCGGCAATCGCGGCCGCCCTTTCGGCCGGCGCCCGGCGGGGCCTCCTGATGAAGGGCGGCGCTGTCCTCGAAGAAGCGGGGCGCCTCAAGGCCATCGCCTTCGACAAGACCGGCACGCTGACCGAAGGCCGGCCGGTCGTCACCGACATTATCGCCTTCGCCGGCACGGCGGAGGAAACGCTGCGGCTTGCAGCCGCCCTTGAGGCTGGCTCCAGCCATCCCCTGGCGCTCGCCGTGCTGGAGAGGGCCAATGCCGACGGCGTGAAGCCCGCCGCAGCCGAAGACAGCGCCGCCGTGGGCGGCAAGGGCGTCAAAGGCGTCGTCGAGGGTGAGGAAATCTTCTTTGGCTCGCCGCGCGCCGCCGCAAGCCTTGCCGAGCCCTCGGACGCGCAGCAAGCGCAGATCGCCGCCCTCAACGATCAGGGCAAGACGGTCTCCGTCGTCGTCGCCGGCAAGCGCCTGCTGGGCGCGATCGCCATGCGCGACGAACCACGTGAGGACGCGGCAATCGGGCTGGCGCGCCTCAAGGAAGCCGGCATACGGACGCTCATGCTGACCGGCGACAACCGCCGCACCGCCCAAGCTATCGGCGATGCCCTGGGCATCGAGGTTCGCGCCGAACTGATGCCGGAAGAAAAGGCACGCATCGTGGCCGAGCTCAAATCCGACGGGCTGAAAATCGGCAAGGTGGGCGACGGCATCAACGACGCCCCCGCGCTCGCCACCGCCACTATCGGCATCGCCATGGGCGGCGGCACCGACGTGGCGCTGGAGACCGCCGATGCGGCCACCCTTCACGGCCGTGTCGCCGATATCGCCGCCATGATCGACCTTTCGAAGCGGACCATGGCCAATATCTGGCAGAACATCGCAATGGCGATCGGGCTGAAGCTGGTGTTCTTCGTCACCACCATCCTCGGAATCACCGGCCTGTGGCCCGCCATCCTCGCCGACACGGGCGCGACGGTGCTGGTAACCGCAAACGCCATGCGCCTGCTGGCCTGGAAGCCTCGTTCCTGACTCCTTGTTAAGCCCCGCGCGGCGCGCCGATGCGCGCGCGGTGCGGGGCGAACAGGCAGGCGAGCGCCAGTATGATGCCCGACACCGTCGCGATCATGCCTGCCGCGCTCACCGCATTGTCGGCGCCCAGCCACAGGGGGCCGTAGCCTGCCAGGACATAGCCTAGCACGGCCGAAAGCGCCGCAAACGCAACGCTCCACCCGATCTGGGCTTCGAGGCGATTGGTCATCAGCCGGGCGGCCGCCGGCGGGCAGATGAACATGGCTATGACGATGATCGACCCCACCGCGTCGAACGCGGCAACTGCGGCAACCGCGGCCACGACGACGAGCCCGAGGCTCACAGCGGCCGTTGGAATGCCGACGGCGCTCGCAAACCCTTCGTCGAAGGTGGATAGCTTGAGGGGCCGCCAGAAGATCAGCGTCAGCAGCGCGATGAGCCCGGCAGCCGCCGCCATGCGAAAAAGCTCCGGCGGCAGGTCGGCAAGCGCCGTCGCGTCCGTCAGTGACGACCAGCCTTCCGCCGAGAGCCAGATAAGACTCTCCAGATTTCCGTATAGGGCGTGCTCGACGTCCAGATGCACCGCGCTCGTGTCGCTCTGCTCCAGAAGCAGGACTCCGCCGGCAAACAGCGAGGTGAACGTCACGCCCATCGCCGCCCCCGGCTCGATCTTGCCGATCCGCTTGATCGCTTCGATGATGATGACCGCGACGATCGCCGCACCGGCCGCCCCCAGCAGCATCGGCCAGGTGGAGACGACGCCGGTGATCAGGAACGCCACCACGATCCCCGGCAGCACCACGTGGCTGATCGCGTCGCCGATCAACGCCTGCCGCCGCAGGATCAGGAAGTTGCCCGGCAGCGCACAGGCAATCGCCGCGAGTATGCCGATCAGCAGCGGCGTCAGGCTGAGTTGAACGAATTCTGCGCCCATATTCACCTCTTTTCAGCCCATAACCGCCGTCGGCGGGCCGATAACGCGGTCGATTTCCGCGATTTCGTCCCGTGTCAGCACCGTTTCGATGGGTGTCAGCCCGTCATAACGGGCGGCGACCGCCTCGTCGGCATAGAGCTGGCGCGCGACCGCCCAGCGCTTTTCGTCACGCAGCGCCTTGGCCGCCTTCGCCCGGCCTTTTTCCGTGGGAACTTGATCTTGGCGGATCAGCCCCTCGCGACGAAGGACAGAAAGCGTCAACTGGTCGAAGATCGGCTCGCCATGCGCCAGAGCCAGCAGGCCCTGCCGGCGGTGCACGCGGAGTTGGAAGCGCCGGCGCCGGAACAGCGCCGCCAGCATGCCGCGCCGGGGCGCGAACAGGAGCGACAGCACGAACAGCCCGAAGCTCACCAGGACGATGATCGGTCCGGTCGGCAGATTGGGCGCGGAGGCTGAAATGGCCGCGCCCACATAGCCCGAAACGCCGCCGACCGCACCGCCGATCCAGATGACCCGATCGGTCCTCTCGGTCCAGAACCGCGCCGTCACCGGCGGGATGATCAGCATCGCGACAATCAGGATGAGACCCACCAGCTTCAGGCCAATGACGGTGACTGCCATCACCAACCCCATCATCGCCAGGTCCATCCTGCGCACATTGATACCGGCGGTAGCCGCGAATTCCGTATCGAAGGCAACCAGCGTCATCGGCCGCCGCAACAGGACGATCAGCGCCACCGCCACAGCCCCGCCGACCGCGATCACCACTGCATCCCGAAACAGCATGCCGGCGGTCGAACCGAGCAGGAACCCCTCCAGTCCAGCCTGATTTCCGCTCGACATGGACTGGATGATGGTGAGCAGCACGATACCGACCCCGAAGAAGACCGACAGCACCGCGCCTATCGCGGCATCCTCGGCCAATCGGGTACGCTGCGTTATCCACTCGACCGCAAGAAGACCGAGACCTGCGGTGGCCGCCGAACCGAGCAGAAGCCCGATCAGGTTCCGGCCATCGCCTCCGAAAGCGACCATGATCATGAAAGCCAGCCCGACTCCTGGCAGCGTCGCATGCGCCGCGGCGTCGCTGACGAGCGCCCTTTTGCGGAGGAACAGGAAGGTGCCGCCGCTGCCCGCCGCTATGCCGAGAAGTGCCGCCCCGAGCGCAACAAGCGCCGCGTTATAGCCCGACTGCAGGATGAGCGCGTCTAAGAAGATGCTCGACATCGGACGATCAGCCCACCGGCAGCTTCAGTTGGTCTATGTGCGCCGTGGCGAGCCTGCCGCCATAGGTCTTCTGCAGATTTTCGGCGGTGAACGCCGTCGCCACCGGCCCTTCCGCGATCTTGGATACGTTGATCAGAAGCACATGGTCGAAATAGTCGGCCACCGTCGCCAGATCGTGGTGAACGCACACCACCGTGCGCTGCTCCGCCTTGAGCGACTTCAAGACATCGATGATCGCCTTTTCCGTCGCGGCGTCCACGCCGGCAAAAGGCTCGTCCAGGAGGTAGAGATCGGCGTTCTGCGCCAGCGCCCGCGCCAGGAAGACGCGCTGCTGCTGCCCGCCCGAAAGCTGGCCGATCTGGCGATCGGCGAAATCGTCCATGCCCACCCGCTCCAGGCAGGCAAGGGCGCGCTCGCGGTGGCTTCGCCGCACAAGGCGCAAAAGGCTCAGTTCGCGATAAAGCCCCATCAGAACGACATCGATGACACGCGTGGGGAAATCCCAGTCGACGGAGGCCCGCTGCGGCACATAGGCAATGCGGTTCATCGCCTTTTCGACCGGCTGGCCGTACACCGTCACCTGTCCGGATAGCCGCGGCACGATGCCGAGCGCTGCCTTGAGCAGCGTCGACTTGCCGGCACCATTCGGCCCGATGATGGCCGTCATGGATTGCGCCGGCACCACGGCGTCGACCGAAAAGACGGCCGGCTTTTCGCCATAGGACACCGTGAGCTCGTGGACGGCGAGCGGACTGTCCGCCATATCCGCGGCCGATGCCACCGGTCCCTTGCCGGCGGCGATCTCGACGGGTTGGGCCGCCATGGCCATCGTCAGCTCCCCGCCGACAATCGGCCCAGCCGGCCGCGTTCGGGCGCATCGCCGCCGAGCGCCCGGGTGATGGTCGTTACATTGTGATCGATCATGCCGAGATAGGTCCCTTCGTAGCTGCCCTCAGACCCCATGGCGTCGGAAAACAGCTGACCGCCAATGACGACCTTGTGCCCCTTGGACGCGGCACCCTCGATCAGCGCCCGCATGTTACGGTCCGACACCGACGACTCCACAAAGACGGCGCCGATCTTGCGATCGACCAAGATGTCGACGAGCTCCGAGATACGGTTGAGCCCCGCCTCGCTCTGCGTGGAGATGCCCTGGATGCCCAACACCTCAAACCCGTAGGCTCTACCGAAATATTTGAAGGCATCATGCGCTGTGACCAGCACGCGCGATGCCTCCGGCACACTGGCCGTAACCTTCCTGGCATAGACGGCGAGATCCGCGATCTCCTTCAAATGCGCCTCCGCATTCTGCATAAAGACCTCCCTGGCCTCTGGCCGCTCCTCGATTAGAGCGTCTCGCACCGTAACCACGACCTTCGACCAAAGGTCCGGGTCCATCCACACATGCGGGTCGAATTTGTCCTGATAGTCATCGTGCGCCAGAAGAAGGTCCTTGGGCAGACTTTCCGCAACGGCGACCACTGCCCGCCCTTTGCTCAGCTTGTGCATGAAGTCTTCCATCTGGGCTTCCAGGAAAAGCCCGTGCCACAAGACGAGATCGGCCTTGGTCATCGCCAGGATGTCGGTGCGGGTCTGGCGATAGGCGTGCGGATCGACGCCCGGCCCCATCAGCGCCTTCACCTCGACCTCGTCGCCGCCGACCTGCCGCGCTGCATCGGCGATCATGCCCGTCGTTGCGACGATCGAAAGCGGCTGCTGTGCAAGCGCGGGCTGCGCACCGAGTGCCAGGACGCATAAGGCAGCGATGGAAAGAACCCGCGCCAAGAAGGTCCGCCGCAAACCGTCAATCATCTTCATGTCCCTCGTCTCCCGGAAACTCGTCACGCAACTGCAACCGATTTGCAACGCGCATACAGGCAAATAGTGCAAATGCAAATGATTTGCAAGTGACGCGGTTTACAGGGGATAACGCATCAGGCCGATGCAGGTTCACTCCCGCGATCACGGCTGCGCGCGAAAATGTGATTTCAGCAAGGCTCGACAGAAACGACAGGGCGCGCTATCAGACACGGGTTGAAGAAAATTATGTAATGATTTCAGTTTGTTATCACGTATATCTTTTACTTTGACGCCAAGACAACTGTGGTGAATGCCTGTTTCGGAGCATTGACGCGGTGGTCAAGGCGGCTGCCGACGGAACCATACTGGACAAATGGCGGATCAAAAAACAGCCGCTACCTGTCATCCTATACTGCGACCTGGGATCGCTTTTTAGAACCGATTGCTATTGCAATATCTCCTCCCAGGAGCGGGGCTGCGGAACGGCTCAGGCCGTTCCGCAGCCCCATTTTTCGAACGGATGTTTCCATCTTATCCCGTCTGCCTGGCCATCGGCGTCAGCAGGGCCGTGCCAGCCCGCAAACAACCGTTCCGGCGACGCTCCGGCAAGGCTGACGGTCGCGGATAAAATGGCCAGGCCGACCCGCCTGCGCGCTTTCCTCGATGTCCTCCTGGGAAAGCCTGAGATCGAAAAGCGAATCCGCTTCGGCCCGTGAGCGGACCTAACTGCGGCCGTAAACGTCCTCGACGCGGACGATGTCGTCCTCGCCCAGATAGTCGCCCGTCTGCACCTCTATGAGCACCAGCTTGAGAATACCGGGATTTTCCAGGCGGTGCATTGCGCCGCAGGGGATGTAGGTCGACTGATCCGTCGTCAGCATCATCTCCTGCTCGCCATTGACCACCCGCGCCGTGCCCGACACCACGACCCAGTGCTCGGCCCGATGGTGGTGCATCTGCAGCGACAGCCGGGCGCCCGGCTTCACCTCGATCCGCTTGATCTTGAAGCGCGGCCCCTCCTCCAGCACGGTATAGGAGCCCCAGGGCCGAAAGACCGTGCTGTGGATGCGGTATGTCTCGTCGCCCGCATCCTTCAGCCGGTTATAGAGAAGCCTCACATCCTGTGCATGCTCGCGGGAAGCGACCAGCAAGGCATCAGGTGTGTCGGCAACGACGAGATCGTCGACCCCGACAAGGCCGATCAGCCGGTTGCTGCCGCGTACGACGTTTCCGTGCGAACCGACGGCGCTGACGACGCCGTGAATCCGGTTGCCGCTATCGTCGCTTTCAAACTGCTCGCCCAGAGCCGACCACGAACCGATGTCGTTCCAGCCGATGTCGCAGGCGACTACCGAAACGTTGGGCGCCTTCTCAAGAACCGCATAATCGATGGAATCGGCGCGCGCATGGGCAAATGCCTGGCCGTCCAGCAGCACCTGATCGGAGTCTTCCCCCGCAGACCTGCGCGCCTTTTCAAGAGATTCGCGGCATGCCGAAAGGATGTCGGGACAATGCTCCTCCATCCCCTCCATCATCGTCTTCGCCTGGAAACAGAACATGCCCGAGTTCCACAGGAAGCGGCTCGACGCTATATATTCGCGCGCCGTCGCCTCGTCGGGCTTCTCCACGAAGCGCACGACATCGGTCCGGTCGGCCTCGATATATCCGTAGCCGGTTTCCGGTTGGGTCGGTTTGATGCCGAAAGTGACGATGCGCCCTTTTCCGGCGAGCACCGCCGCCTGCTCCACCGCTTTCACCAGCGCCGGCGTATCGGCGATCATGTGATCGGCAGGCAGCACGCAGAGGATCGCCTCGCCGCCCAGGGTCTCGGCCGCCTCCAGGCTCGCCACGGCGATCGCAGCGGCCGTGTTGCGCCCGACAGGCTCCAGCAGGAATCGCGAGCGGCCAAGGTCCAGCCCCAGCTGCCGATACTCGTCCTCGATGGCGAAAAACAGGTCGCGGTTGGTGACCGTGATCAGGTCCGACACGCCGGGCAGCGCGATGGCGCGCAGCAGCGCATGCTGGATCAGCGACAGGCCGTCGCCCAGCCGGATAAGCGGTTTGGGATGGTTTTCCCGTGAAAGCGGCCAAAGGCGCGAGCCCGCGCCTCCGCAGATGATGACCGGTACGATGCTCGTCATGTTGCCTGCCAATCAGGTGAACGAAAAACCGCGCCGCACGGATGACGCAGGAAATCGCGGCAAGCGTAGGGCCGGCTGTTTGAAATAGGATTAATAGCCGGCTGAGCCCTGCTTGTCCTCCTGCCCTTTTATCTTGAGGCCCGCCACCAGCATGCGTGCCGACGAAAAGAACTCGCGATAAAGGATCGAGCCGAATATCAGAACGGTCGTGACAATGGCAGCCAATGGCGAGATGAACCAGGCCACCATGCCGATGGCGAAATAATAGGCCCGGATGCCCTGGTTGAAATTGCGCGCGCCCAGCGTGTTCAGCGCCGTGATCACGTAGATCTCTTCCTTGTCGCTTTTCTCCGCATATTCTGCCGCGCCGAGCATGATGCAGAAATGGTTGAACTGGCGCAGCGACAGCGTGAACGCCATGAAGGCGAGCACGAACATCACAAGTACCAGGATGAGATGCGTTTCGACATCCGCCTTGGTGATCGCCTGTTCCGGCTGGATTACATTCACCGCCTCCACCACCGAATTGACCTGCCCCAGCACCGCGAACAGCGCCAGGATGATGAGCACAGTGGTCGAGGCGAAGAACGAGACGGAGCTCATGAGATTGCCCGACAGGATCGCATCCATGGGCGTTTCACGGTGCACCGCATTCTCCACCCAGCGGCGGCGGTGCCTGCTCATGATCATCGAAAGCGAAGGCCGCACGGTCTCCAGCAGTCCTGCGAGGACCGTGTAGAGAAACCAGCAGGCGATTGGGAAAAGCGATCCAGCCAGGGTCACGCCGTGTCCTCGGATTGTTCGGTTCTCCTTGTTACTCCGAGCGCAGTGCTTCTTTCAACGCATGCCACGAAGCTTTCGGCGTGCGCTGCAGCGTATCGAAATCAACATGGACGAGGCCGAAGCTCTTTTCGTAGCCCAGCGCCCATTCGTAATTGTCGAGCAGCGACCAGATGAAATAGCCTTTCAGCGGCACCCCGGCATCGATGGCCTGACGAACCCTGGCCAGATGCTGGTTGAGAAAGTCGATGCGGGCGGGATCGCCGACCGCGCCGCCGGCAAGCCGATCCGCCGAGGCCATGCCGTTTTCCGTCACATAAATGGGCAGGCCCTTGGCATAGTCCCGATGCACCCGGTCAATGAAGAATGCGAGCCCGTCCGGATAGATCTCCCAGTCCATCAGCGTCTTTGGAAGCGGTCCCTCGACCTCCTTCAGCGCGGGGAACTGGCCGCTCCCGTCCGGGGCGATGAGCTTGCGCGTGTAGTAGTTGATGCCTACCCAGTCGACCGGTTCGGCGATGATGTCGAAATCACGCTCGTATCCTTCCGGCATATGCGGCCTGAGCCCCGCCAGAACCTCCTCCGGATAGGATTTCTTGAAGACGCCATCCAGGAACCAGCGGTTATAGATTCCGTCGTAGAGCCTGGCGGCTTCTGCCGCCTCCCTGCTGTCGTCGGCGGGCGCCGCATATTCGAAATTCGTCACGAGGCCCAGATTCTCCATGCCCAGCGCCCGCATCGCCTGGATCGAGCGCCCGTGCGCCAGGAGCACATGGTGCATGGCCCGGGCCGCCGCCCGTATGTCCCGCAGCCCGGGGGCATGATGCCCCAAGAAATGGCTGAGCCAGGCAACGCACCAGGGCTCGTTGATGGGCGCCGCCGCATGGATGCGGTCGCCCACGCGGCGCATGACCACATCCGTGTAGTCGGCGAACCATGCCGCGATGTCGCGGTTGCGCCAACCGCCAAGATCAGCCAGCGGCACCGGCAGATCCCAATGATAGAGGGTGGCGAAAGGCTTGATGCCGCGCTCCAGCATGCCGTCGACAAGCCGGTCGTAGAAGTCGAGCCCTTCCGCGTTCGCCTTTCCCCTGCCCTCCGGCAGCACGCGCGCCCACGACATGGAGAAGCGGTAGGCGT
This window harbors:
- a CDS encoding MerR family transcriptional regulator codes for the protein MPAYEITIGEASRRSGVKVPTIRFYERIGLLPAPARSEGNRRQFDDNDLNRLKFIRHARELGFDMADIRELLAMTEEPQSSCHHADSIAVRHLREIEQRIERLTALRGELQRMVEGCGHGQVCECRVIQILADHDNCRSDVH
- a CDS encoding heavy metal translocating P-type ATPase, whose protein sequence is MTAEPTTERRYRVEGMDCAGCARKIDTAVRRVKGVDEVNVSVAAGSMTVRHNGDPAADDAIAKQVRKLGYRLSPVAGGTREAATPDTCCAGRTGAGDNDDAKRGGQVQPTGLAPVVAGDAWWKQPQARLAIFCGLALGAAFGLARFFPGLDVYLFGGAMLIGLMPVARRAFAAATTGTPFSIEMLMTIAAVGAVIIGATEEAAVVVFLFLVGELLEGVAAGRARASIRGLSDLVPKTARRETPAGAVEEVDGSLLQVGDVIVVRPGDRIAADGEVLTGSSAVNEAPVTGESTPASKDPGDAVFAGTVNGDAVLRVKVTAAAENNTIARVIRLVEEAQEKRAPTERFIDRFSTYYTPLVVVLAALVATMPPLLGGEPWSEWIYKGLAILLIGCPCALVISTPAAIAAALSAGARRGLLMKGGAVLEEAGRLKAIAFDKTGTLTEGRPVVTDIIAFAGTAEETLRLAAALEAGSSHPLALAVLERANADGVKPAAAEDSAAVGGKGVKGVVEGEEIFFGSPRAAASLAEPSDAQQAQIAALNDQGKTVSVVVAGKRLLGAIAMRDEPREDAAIGLARLKEAGIRTLMLTGDNRRTAQAIGDALGIEVRAELMPEEKARIVAELKSDGLKIGKVGDGINDAPALATATIGIAMGGGTDVALETADAATLHGRVADIAAMIDLSKRTMANIWQNIAMAIGLKLVFFVTTILGITGLWPAILADTGATVLVTANAMRLLAWKPRS
- a CDS encoding metal ABC transporter permease, coding for MGAEFVQLSLTPLLIGILAAIACALPGNFLILRRQALIGDAISHVVLPGIVVAFLITGVVSTWPMLLGAAGAAIVAVIIIEAIKRIGKIEPGAAMGVTFTSLFAGGVLLLEQSDTSAVHLDVEHALYGNLESLIWLSAEGWSSLTDATALADLPPELFRMAAAAGLIALLTLIFWRPLKLSTFDEGFASAVGIPTAAVSLGLVVVAAVAAVAAFDAVGSIIVIAMFICPPAAARLMTNRLEAQIGWSVAFAALSAVLGYVLAGYGPLWLGADNAVSAAGMIATVSGIILALACLFAPHRARIGAPRGA
- a CDS encoding metal ABC transporter permease, producing the protein MSSIFLDALILQSGYNAALVALGAALLGIAAGSGGTFLFLRKRALVSDAAAHATLPGVGLAFMIMVAFGGDGRNLIGLLLGSAATAGLGLLAVEWITQRTRLAEDAAIGAVLSVFFGVGIVLLTIIQSMSSGNQAGLEGFLLGSTAGMLFRDAVVIAVGGAVAVALIVLLRRPMTLVAFDTEFAATAGINVRRMDLAMMGLVMAVTVIGLKLVGLILIVAMLIIPPVTARFWTERTDRVIWIGGAVGGVSGYVGAAISASAPNLPTGPIIVLVSFGLFVLSLLFAPRRGMLAALFRRRRFQLRVHRRQGLLALAHGEPIFDQLTLSVLRREGLIRQDQVPTEKGRAKAAKALRDEKRWAVARQLYADEAVAARYDGLTPIETVLTRDEIAEIDRVIGPPTAVMG
- a CDS encoding metal ABC transporter ATP-binding protein; translation: MAAQPVEIAAGKGPVASAADMADSPLAVHELTVSYGEKPAVFSVDAVVPAQSMTAIIGPNGAGKSTLLKAALGIVPRLSGQVTVYGQPVEKAMNRIAYVPQRASVDWDFPTRVIDVVLMGLYRELSLLRLVRRSHRERALACLERVGMDDFADRQIGQLSGGQQQRVFLARALAQNADLYLLDEPFAGVDAATEKAIIDVLKSLKAEQRTVVCVHHDLATVADYFDHVLLINVSKIAEGPVATAFTAENLQKTYGGRLATAHIDQLKLPVG
- a CDS encoding metal ABC transporter solute-binding protein, Zn/Mn family, producing MKMIDGLRRTFLARVLSIAALCVLALGAQPALAQQPLSIVATTGMIADAARQVGGDEVEVKALMGPGVDPHAYRQTRTDILAMTKADLVLWHGLFLEAQMEDFMHKLSKGRAVVAVAESLPKDLLLAHDDYQDKFDPHVWMDPDLWSKVVVTVRDALIEERPEAREVFMQNAEAHLKEIADLAVYARKVTASVPEASRVLVTAHDAFKYFGRAYGFEVLGIQGISTQSEAGLNRISELVDILVDRKIGAVFVESSVSDRNMRALIEGAASKGHKVVIGGQLFSDAMGSEGSYEGTYLGMIDHNVTTITRALGGDAPERGRLGRLSAGS
- a CDS encoding mannose-1-phosphate guanylyltransferase/mannose-6-phosphate isomerase, which gives rise to MTSIVPVIICGGAGSRLWPLSRENHPKPLIRLGDGLSLIQHALLRAIALPGVSDLITVTNRDLFFAIEDEYRQLGLDLGRSRFLLEPVGRNTAAAIAVASLEAAETLGGEAILCVLPADHMIADTPALVKAVEQAAVLAGKGRIVTFGIKPTQPETGYGYIEADRTDVVRFVEKPDEATAREYIASSRFLWNSGMFCFQAKTMMEGMEEHCPDILSACRESLEKARRSAGEDSDQVLLDGQAFAHARADSIDYAVLEKAPNVSVVACDIGWNDIGSWSALGEQFESDDSGNRIHGVVSAVGSHGNVVRGSNRLIGLVGVDDLVVADTPDALLVASREHAQDVRLLYNRLKDAGDETYRIHSTVFRPWGSYTVLEEGPRFKIKRIEVKPGARLSLQMHHHRAEHWVVVSGTARVVNGEQEMMLTTDQSTYIPCGAMHRLENPGILKLVLIEVQTGDYLGEDDIVRVEDVYGRS
- a CDS encoding DUF599 domain-containing protein, with protein sequence MTLAGSLFPIACWFLYTVLAGLLETVRPSLSMIMSRHRRRWVENAVHRETPMDAILSGNLMSSVSFFASTTVLIILALFAVLGQVNSVVEAVNVIQPEQAITKADVETHLILVLVMFVLAFMAFTLSLRQFNHFCIMLGAAEYAEKSDKEEIYVITALNTLGARNFNQGIRAYYFAIGMVAWFISPLAAIVTTVLIFGSILYREFFSSARMLVAGLKIKGQEDKQGSAGY
- a CDS encoding GH1 family beta-glucosidase; translated protein: MNSGPDVIDCRRADYPKDFLFGVAASSYQMEGSRFGGCGVSHWDTFAATPGNTARGENGSVACDHYHRWPEDLDLIRNAGLDAYRFSMSWARVLPEGRGKANAEGLDFYDRLVDGMLERGIKPFATLYHWDLPVPLADLGGWRNRDIAAWFADYTDVVMRRVGDRIHAAAPINEPWCVAWLSHFLGHHAPGLRDIRAAARAMHHVLLAHGRSIQAMRALGMENLGLVTNFEYAAPADDSREAAEAARLYDGIYNRWFLDGVFKKSYPEEVLAGLRPHMPEGYERDFDIIAEPVDWVGINYYTRKLIAPDGSGQFPALKEVEGPLPKTLMDWEIYPDGLAFFIDRVHRDYAKGLPIYVTENGMASADRLAGGAVGDPARIDFLNQHLARVRQAIDAGVPLKGYFIWSLLDNYEWALGYEKSFGLVHVDFDTLQRTPKASWHALKEALRSE